Proteins encoded together in one Oryzias latipes chromosome 11, ASM223467v1 window:
- the LOC111946279 gene encoding CD209 antigen-like protein E isoform X1 produces the protein MSTQTEAAADWRVKFSRNLHPDGSEQSEVEMLDDEEQHSDHGLQQTGNQKQKNLQAERRNCFRVFKFSLGVFCFLILAGLMTRHLLVSLEKNRLKTSKNQLKISNNHLQTELSGINKTLWDEIKQLKNQIEVFEGKRCPERWMRFGCSCYYKSTEKKTWINSRDFCQKNGSDLVVVNSKEEQEFVSTLNQNETSWIGLFAEGSSQKSEWKWVDGSPLTETFWDDMFSKDPNNYYYAVTLSADGKWTQQPRTNDKNWICEK, from the exons atgtccacacaaactgaagctgcagcagattgGAGAGTGAAATTTAGCAGaaatcttcatccagatggaagtGAACAAAGTGAAGTGGAGATGTTAGATGATGAAGAGCAGCACTCTGATCATGGATTACAACAAACTG gaaatcagaagcagaagaatCTTCAAGCTGAGAGAAGAAACTGTTTCAGAGTTTTCAAGTTTTCTCTGggagttttctgttttctgattcTGGCTGGACTCATGACTCGCC ATCTGCTGGTGTCTTTGGAAAAGAACAGACTGAAAACCAGTAAGAATCAACTGAAAATCAGTAACAATCACCTGCAGACTGAACTATCAG GCATCAACAAAACTCTTTGGgatgaaataaaacagctgaaaaatcaGATTGAAG TCTTTGAAGGAAAACGGTGTCCTGAAAGATGGATGAgatttggatgcagctgctacTATAAATCTACTGAGAAGAAAACTTGGATTAACAGTAGGGATTTCTGTCAGAAAAATGGATCTGATCTGGTGGTGGTAAACAGCAAAGAGGAACAG gAGTTTGTTTCTACATTGAATCAGAATGAAACATCCTGGATCGGTCTGTTTGCTGAAGGGTCATCACAGAAATCTGAATggaaatgggtggatggatcacCACTGACAGAAAC GTTCTGGGATGATATGTTTTCAAAAGATCCGAACAACTACTACTATGCAGTGACCTTAAGTGCTGACGGGAAATGGACACAACAGCCCAGAACAAACGACAAAAACTGGATCTGTGAGAAATAA
- the LOC111946279 gene encoding CD209 antigen-like protein D isoform X3 produces MSTQTEAAADWRVKFSRNLHPDGSEQSEVEMLDDEEQHSDHGLQQTGNQKQKNLQAERRNCFRVFKFSLGVFCFLILAGLMTRHLLVSLEKNRLKTSKNQLKISNNHLQTELSGINKTLWDEIKQLKNQIEVFEGKRCPERWMRFGCSCYYKSTEKKTWINSRDFCQKNGSDLVVVNSKEEQQHFKETL; encoded by the exons atgtccacacaaactgaagctgcagcagattgGAGAGTGAAATTTAGCAGaaatcttcatccagatggaagtGAACAAAGTGAAGTGGAGATGTTAGATGATGAAGAGCAGCACTCTGATCATGGATTACAACAAACTG gaaatcagaagcagaagaatCTTCAAGCTGAGAGAAGAAACTGTTTCAGAGTTTTCAAGTTTTCTCTGggagttttctgttttctgattcTGGCTGGACTCATGACTCGCC ATCTGCTGGTGTCTTTGGAAAAGAACAGACTGAAAACCAGTAAGAATCAACTGAAAATCAGTAACAATCACCTGCAGACTGAACTATCAG GCATCAACAAAACTCTTTGGgatgaaataaaacagctgaaaaatcaGATTGAAG TCTTTGAAGGAAAACGGTGTCCTGAAAGATGGATGAgatttggatgcagctgctacTATAAATCTACTGAGAAGAAAACTTGGATTAACAGTAGGGATTTCTGTCAGAAAAATGGATCTGATCTGGTGGTGGTAAACAGCAAAGAGGAACAG caacatttcaaagaaacGTTGTGA